A stretch of DNA from Castor canadensis chromosome 2, mCasCan1.hap1v2, whole genome shotgun sequence:
tccttgaggtagaatctcaatcagtagttcagactggcctcaaactcttttttttttttttgtactgaggcttgaactcagggccttcaccctgagaCTCTCCATCAGCacttttgtggagggtttttcaagataaggtctcatgaactatttgcccaggctggctttgaaccaagactctcctgatctctgcctcctgagaagctaggattacagacgtgagccaccagcacctggcgggcctcaaactcttgatctgtctcagcctcccaagtagctggaattatagacaacCACCTGCTTGCCTGCTGTAAtgctctttttccctttcttttctttttttttgcagtgcctgggagggagcccagggccttgtgcatgctaggcaagtgctctaccactgagctacatcttaaGCCCTGCAAtgttcttttgcattcctaaaaatgtatttactttttatataaaatatttataaataatgcacttatattaaaaatttaaactgaCCAGAATAagttataatgaaaataaaacccgaatcttttttttttggcagtactgggggtttgaactcagggtccagagactgctagtcaggtgctctaccatttgagtcatgacCCCAGTCCCTGGTCTTTCCCTTTTCCGAATCCTGATTTAACACACTCAGAATCTGAATAATTCAGaagcatgtttttgtttttgttttaagcaaactttttttttgttgggactggggtttgaactcaacttggtgcttgcaaggcaggtactcttcagcttgagccacacagccagtccattttgctctagttgttttggagatgaggtctttggaactatttgcctgggctggcctcaaaccatgatcctccctatttcaggctcccaagtagtaggattacaggcatgagtcaccagcacctggctttcgCAAACCTCTTATCTAGACTGTAGTACCTTATTAGCAAGAAGCTGTGCCTTGTTAATAATATGAATATCTACTATATGAAGCCCTTTTCATGGATTCTTCTAATCCCCTCAAAGCACCCAAAAGGTAAGCTGAGGAACCTGAGGCCCACCAAAGCTCTCCACTGCTCAAAACTGCCCCCGCGAGGCCAGTGCAGGGTGTCCTTGGCAGGACCTGTGGGGATAAGAAGTACCTGGGTCAGAGGTAGGCCCAGAGCTCTCAGAGCCCCCACATGATCCCCAAAGAGAGAGAGGCGCAAGGTGACGCTGAACCGACGCTGCAAGGGCAGGAGGACCAGAGCCCCGAAGAGGTGGTTCCCAAAAGAAACAGCCTCAAAATGGTCCAAGAAGCTGGAGTAGAGATCAGGGAAAGATGTCAGACCAGGAAGTGGGCAGTCCAGGTTGAGGCTTGGCAAGACTTGAGGCTGACAGAGTCGGGCTAGGAGGGCTGCCACCAGACACTGGATTGAGGTCTCTCGAAATAGCTCACTGTCCACCAGGAACACACACATGAGCCGGGCCAGGCGGGCAGCAGGAGGCACAGCCCACAGGGCCTCAGAGCGCCAGCTCTCCAGAACTAGCACCCACTGCAGGACCCGCATGGCTGGGCCCATGGTGTCAGTGGGAGGGAGTCCCGAGGGAGTGTCTGAAGCCtggtggtagagatgaatcaatggcTGGAAGGGCCAGTCGGTGGGAAGCAGTGGCTCCTTAGGCACAGGCAGCAGCAGGGCTGGGACTCGCTGCAGCTCCCCTCTGTACAAGGCCTGGGAAGCCAGCAGGCTGGCTCGAGCCAGTGAGCAGTGGGTCAGGTAGCAGCTGCGGATGCTGGGGAGGTCCTGGCAGGCCTGAACAAGGAGAGCCCCTCGTCCACACGGAGGGTCTTGGCTGTTCCCTAAAGACAGTCCATCAGAGAAGTCAGCTGCTTCTGGACCCCCTGATGCACCTTCCCTGTAACAGAACCCAAAAGCCAAAAGTGAGAGCTGGAATCACATCCAGAAGGCTGGACCAGCccttccacttggtgctgtgtagCAGTTAAGAGAATGGATGCTGGAGCCAGCTGCCAAGTTCACCTAGCTCTTCTGTACTTGATTTCTCTCAGTAAAACAGGGACAATAGCagtaaaatacttgaaataagGTAAATACCTAAGGGAATATCAGATACAGAGTAGGCACCCAGTAACCTTTACAAGCAAATAGCCAGCGTCTATACCATTTTTAGCCATACAACGCACTGAAATCTCACAATCACTCTCAGTGGTAGCCTCAGGTTCACCTTACTCGTGAGGAAACGGCAGCTCAGACAGGTTAAGTATAACCCAAAAAAGAGAGTCAAACCTAGTACTCAGGGCTGCTTTGTTAACAACCTCAACAGCGTCCAAAATGGCTGAGTTGATGTCCCCAACCCCAGACTTACGGGAGGAACTCCAGCCGGAACACACAGTTCAGCAGCAGCTCTTGGGCAATGTACTCACTTCCGGGCAGCAGCCGACCCAGCAGGGCCAAGGCCACAGCATGGTGGAGGGCAGCATTAGTGGCCAACACTGGCTGCAATATTGCCTGTGGGAAAAACAAAGCAGACAAAAGTGAGGAAGAGGACATACACATGGCAGAGGGCACAGATGAACAAATATGGAATAAAGTAGGAGCTGTATGGCTTGGCAGAAGCAGCACAGGTGCCAGAGAAGTAGGAAGGGTAATGGATTAGGGGTGCTAAACCCATGGACAGGGGGACCCACCGCTTTCTGGGCCAGGGAGAGCACCAGATATTGCAGATGGTTTTCATGGCGTAGGGCCCAGGCAGAGAACGGTGTGACGGGTGGGGCAGCCCCAGGAGCCACACATTGGAGGAGGTAGTTCTGGAGTCCAGGGGCAGCCAATACGGTGGCCAGCTGAGGAAAAGCAAATTTGTTCAGATCTTGAAATTGACTCTGATGCCTTCTGGGGCTCCCCAGTTGGCTGCTCCCTCCCAGCCACTCCTGCTGGCAGGAGAGGCCTCCCTTCCTGTGGacacctttcccttctttctgacTTCTGTCATCTTGTCCCCTAACCAGGCACCCAGGGCTTACCTGACAACATAGCCCCTTGTGGATCCGGACCATGGTGTTGacaagagagagaagggcagtaAGGAATGGGAAGGGTGAGGCTGAGCCAGCCAAACTGAGAGGGGGATAGCCTCCTGCACAGCCCAGTGACACAAGGCTGGGGAGAGCTTCACGGGCTGAAGTACAGGTCAGTGGATTGCAGAGAGGGGAGCAGTGCCTGTGGGTAGAATGGAGAATCTGAGGAGGCTCTGGCCTGATGTGCCACACTGGAAAAGGCCAGCAGGGGCTTGGCTGTGCAGATCAGTGCCCAGGTTCCTCAGAGCCCCACAGAGCTGCTGTTAGCTAGGGACTCAGGTTCCCCTCAGGCCTCTGGGAGATAGACCTCCCAGGTTCAGACCAGGGAGTTGGACCCTGGAATCCCACAAGGAGAGAAACTGCCTCCTCTCCCATCTCCCCTCAGCTGTACTCCTAGGACATACCTGAGGGAATCCCATAAGCTGGCCAGAGAGGGCTGACTCAGCAGTGGCAGCAACAACTCCTCTGATAGGTGTTCCATATCCTGAAGCCAATCTTCTGGGCACAAGGCTGGCTGGAGGACCAAGGAGCTCACTAAGCCGATGGACCAGGCCACCATTCTCTTAGCCCTGTCTACTCAGGCCAAGCCCACCATTCCCAGAGCCCCACAGAATCAGTATGGATATTCTGTAGTCTACCCTTCTGAAGGACAAAAGGCCCTGAGGCTACTCGGGTGCACAATGTCTAGGGTGCACAAAGAGAGCACAAGGCAGAGCTACTGCTGGGGGTCTCTGGTCCCAACCAACATGGCTCCTTGGAAGCTCCACTGGGATAAGGAGGTGGGAAGAGGAGGACAGGCAGGAGTTAAAAGTTAGAGTCTAGGGTTTGGGGTACCACTCAGTGTGGAGAACTAGTCTagcacatgaggccctgggttccgtcTCCAGCAACGCACACACACATGGTGGAGGTAGGAAAAGGTGGGAATGGAGAGGCAGGAATGGATAGGTGGATATGGGAGGGGAACAAGTGGGTGGGATGCAGATGGAGGAAGGTAGGCAGGCAGCACTCACTCACCTGCTGGCTCCAGGCCTGGTAGTAGGCACCTAGGAATAGCAGGCAGGCACTGGGCACTGGGCCCAGAGCATTCCACATATCAGGTCTGGGCAGCAACTTCAAAGTCTGCCTTAGACATGGCTCCACGAGAGGCTGGAGTCCAGACACCTGTGCCCAAGTGATTGAAGAAGGGGTGGCTGGCACGTGGGTCTCAGCAGAATCACTGCAGAAGTGCCAAAAGGGCCACAGTAAGGGTCTGGCTCACTCGCCTGTGCTCCAGCCACTCTGCCTGTGGAGAGGTATTCCTGCCTGACTGGGGATTGCTAGGAGGATATCCCTGCTGGCAAACTCAGGGCAGCCTACCTGATAGGTTCATGGTAGGTGCTGCTGGCTGCCAGGGTCAGCTGGGTTAGAAGAGTGAACATGGAGGCCATCCTCTGCATGGACAGGGGCTGTGGGGAGTGGCTGCTGAGCTCTGTTGGCACAGCCTGCAAGGCCCGCATGAGCACTGGGTACAGCTCCCTGAGGAAGAACAATGACTGGCTGTCACTGGATGAAGGGAGATGAAGATGTAGAACATAAGGCATGGCCCTGTTTTGTGAAGGAGGATCCGGAGGAAAAGGCCCAGGCTGGGGTACTCTTGGAAGCCTAGGCCCTGAAAAGTGGGAAGGATGCAGCCCCCAATAGGGAATTTATATGTGATTTCACCAAGACACCAGTGCTTTTGTACACAAAAATGCAGTGAACCcagatttgttttctctttctggctGGTCCTGACCCCAGGCACTTCACACCCAGCAGAACGCCCTCTTCTTCATTCTTGGCCTCCTTCCAAGCTTGTGACCTCAAGCAAGGCTGAAGGGCCAGGCTGGGCCATAAGTGCAGAACTGAGGAGGATCTACAAGAAAGCTTCCCCCTGCTTCTCCTCACCTGTACAGGTCACCGCCCTGGCCATAGGATGCCGCCACAGCCCACAGGCGAAAAGCTTCAGTGCTCAGTGTCTCAGCTTCCTCAGGAGGCAAGACCAGTTCTTGGGGAGCCTCAGCTATGAAGCGGCACAGGCGGCTCCGAAGATCAAACCCACTCAACTGGAGGTGAGCAGAAAGTCTGGGAATCAGGGTCAGCTGGAGTCACACTAGTGTCAGGCTCTCTCACTAGGGAAGTGGGCTCAACTTGGCCTGTTCAAGCCTTTGTGGTACCACAAGGTTATAGCTCTGGGCAAAGGTCAAAGCACCTTGTgctctctatttctctttttgtagCAAGCACTTGCTAAGTACTTTTTCTAAGCTACCTGGCTACAGGTAACAAATGCCTGTCTGTATGTGTCTTTTTTGGATCTGGGTTGGGAGCAGGGAGTATTCCTCCTGTACCCCTCCTCCCCATGTCCTGGGACCAGAGTATGCCTACAGGATGCACTAGGCTCTAGGTTCCTGCCTGGTGCTTTCTGTGGAATTTTTAAGCAACTGgaccagagagaaagaggaagatggCATGAGCTAGCCACCCAGAGTTTAGGGATCATGCTTAGCTCCCAATCCAGCCTAGTCCAGTCCTGCCTCATGCCCCCACCTCTTGACCTGTGTCCTGCTCACCAGACGGGCAGCAATATTCCTACCAGCTGAGGCCAGGACCCTAAGTAGTTTCATGGCACCAGCACAGGGCACTTTGTGTAGGCTGGAAGTAGGCCCCATCCCCACAGGAGACCAGCTGGTGGGCAGGAATTCTCGAACTATGGTCTCTATCAGCCGAGGGCACTCCAGGACCTGTGGGagacaggaggaaaagggaggcaggaaggctAAGGGTCAAGACCAGGCCACCTGAGGCTCTTTATCTATTCTCACCCTTGTGGCTGACTCCAGGGAATGCCGGGCCACACGGATGAGCACAGCCAGGATGTCAAGGACCACAGAGGGTCCTGGGCAGGTCACCTCCAGCACATAGCGTAGCCGAGGCAGCAGGTTGGTAGCCAGGAGCCCCTAGGGGTCGGAGAGAGAAATCCACTGCCAAATGTGGCTGAGCCCTGGGCCTTGATGACCCCTCCTCTCCAACACATTGCCCTCTAGGTCAGGGATAAGAAAGAGGCTTTCCTTCTACCTTGATGACATCATGTCGGGCCAGGTCAGGTGGAGGTCGGCCTTCTTCCTCAGGAgtcttcttttttgccttttctgttGGAGGTTCTTCTTCCTCACCCTCTTCCTCCTTGTCTTCCTGGCTGGGCATCAGAGGGAACACTGCAGCTCCATGGTACCAAGAGAAGGTGCTGTCGAGGAGCTCCTGCCAGAGGACAAGTCAGGGATGGGAAGATGCAGAAGGACAGGAAACAGGTCTAGCGGTAGAGTAAAAGTCTCCCTCCCCCCATGAAGAGCAGAGAGGAAAGGCTTCTGGGCTCTAGGGCCTTAGGTTGGGCACTGgagactcatgcctgtaagcctaactacttaggaggctgaaatcaggaagatcaaggtttgaggtcagtttggggaaatagttctcaagaccccatctccaaaataaccaggacaaaaatggactggaggtgtggctcatgtggtagagtgcctgctttgcaagtatgaagccctgagttcaaaccccagtctcaccaaaataaaataaaagaaagaagacagtgaTGCTTGTGATGCTTGCCATCTCGTTCTTCATTCTGCCCATAAAGTCTTAGCAAAGGTGCATAGTCAGAATGAGAAGTAGGGCCCTGACACCTCCGAGCCGCATTCCTATCCCTGCTGTACCTCATCTCCAGGAGCCACCAGCAGAGCCCGAAGAGCCCGGATGGCAGCTGCAATGACCCCGTCTACTCTGTCATCCAGGGAGAAGCGTAGCAGGAAGAGGAAACCAGCATCCAAAAGGAGGCATAAGACACTGCCAACGAGCCGATCCCCAAACTCACCAGCCTGGGCCTGGGGACAAGAGGATAAAACTTTGCTGAAGACGCTGAAGTTATATAGAGTCTTTGCCCACCCACAACCATGCATGTGCTCCAATCTCAGACTGACCCACAGTGGAAAGGGCAAGAGGCGGGGAAACCTAAGGTTGTGGGGGTGGGATGGGTCTGGGTAGGAAGAGGTCAGCAGTCCACTTACCCTGCCAATGACCTGGGACAACACATGCAGTGCTAGCACTCTTTGCTGGGACACCTGGCTGCGGGTCAGGTGGAATAGTTCCTGTAGGGAGTACCCTGCTCTCTGGGGCAGGGATGAAAAATCAGAAAGAGCCAAGATGCAGGGCAGTGCCCCAAAATACATAGTAAGGTGTCAAGAGAAAGACAAAGGTAAGTAAGGGATGTCCCCCTGCTCCTGCTGTCATGGAGCCTCAACCTGGTAAAGAAGACAGGACATGCACACAAGTAACCATGGCGTAAGGGAGATGTGGGAGGAATGCAGTCATTGTTTAATTTGCAAGCGGCGGTGGATCTGGAAAAGTGATCTGGTTTCAATAAGCATGGAGTAAGGGTCCAGGCATTCCCTGGAGGCAAGCCCTGGAGGTCCTTGAGCACAGGGTATGTGGGGAGGAGTCAGCAGAGTGGTATGTCACATCAGGGTGAAGGATGCAGAGCAAGAGGGTCATCAGTGACAGCCTATGGAAGGACTTTTTTGTCTCCTTATTCTGTGACTCAAATTGAGAAGACAAACCTTCCAAGGCAAGGCAGAGCTTGAGCTGGGCCAGAGGAAGTCAGTATGGCAGCTCTATGAGGGATGGAATGGCCTGAAGGAGAACATGGAAGGCCTGGCAAGTGAGCAGACACTAGGGGCAAGGCCCTGATCCAGGGAGCACCATGGGGAGGTGACAGAAGTGGACTGGCAAGTTCCAGAACTGACCAGAATGCAAGTAGAAGAGGAACATCATTTTGAACCTAACAAACTGAGTGGATAGCAAGCATGAACTGGAACAGGGAATGTAGGAGGTCAAAGGCAActgacagggctggcagagtggctcaagtggtagagtgcccacctagcaaccgtgaggccctgagttcaaaaccaagtactgccaaaaagaaaaagaaaaaaggccccTGACAAGAGGTCCTTTTCCACACAGTTAGTTGTTAGTTGTTAAAAGCACTTGCGAAGAGCTGTCCagtcttctctgagttccatttctcacctctgcctcctctccaTGATGGTGCAGGCCCAGGTAGGTGGGTAGGTCCACATCAGGGGCCAGGAGCTCTCCCTGAAGACTGAATCGGGCCTGCATTCTctgatgggaagaaaaagaaaacaagactcaGGGCAGCAGCAACTACCCTGTACCTACTCAAGTTTTATCTAGGCCTCTTAGGACTTTGGTTCTGACTGGAAATGGAGCTCATGTGGCCTTAGGACCAGGCAGAGTGATGGGAGAGGAGGGTGGCAACAAAGGAGAGTTGTTTCCCAAGCTCTGGGGAAGAGAAGGGCCTGAGTTCTGGGTGCAAGAGCAACAGCCCCACTCTCACCCTACCCCACACCAGTGTGACAGCTGGCTCTCCTCACCTCCTGTGTCTGCTGCCGCCGGAGTGGGGGCAGGTCCTGGGTCCAGTGCAGCTTCTCCAGCTCTACAGTGTCCATATGTAGCCATTCTTTGTGAGGGGTCATGGGCAGTGCCAGAACTGGAGAGATGGACGCATGATAATATTCCCTAAGATGCTCAGCTTATTAACCCAAGGAGTTCCAGTCAGCAGACAGTGGCTGCCAAGTCCCACTGTCTCCCAGAATCCAGCAGCTTCTACTCTCAGTTATGGCTAAGTGACATGGCCTGAAGCTGGAATTCCTGGGAACTGTGTGAATATCTCAGCTACTGTAGATATACCCAGACCTGGCTATAGCTCTTTGCTGAGTTCAAGGAtttgttgggagaagaaaagagtaagaaagaaagagaagagagagggaaagaggaacagACTAGGGAGAACTACATAGACCAGGGAAAGCACAGCTGTCCACTCTCTAGTACCAACCCTTTGAAGGAGCCAGGGAATAGGAACAATGGGAGGGGGAGGCTATACAGCTCCAGGGGGCAGGATATGAACTCCCCAAcatcctcttccttcctcacccCTACCCCTACCCAACCTGCCCTGCTAGCCCAGCACTCCTCAGGCAGCAGGAGGTTCTTGGCTGTTGTAATTCAATTTCTCCTTTTGTTAATCCCTAATGGAATAATCTAGTTTCTGGGAAATGAGTGCTTCCACTGGCCTCTACTTTGAGTCTGGCATGTCTATAGACCTTTGTCAAACTCCTCCTCTCCCATCACCCTGGCCCTTCCATTTCTCCCAACACAGAGAAGCAGCAGCAAGAAATGTAGGATGGACAGAACCAGAGCTGGGTAGCTGTAGCAAGGGCAGACGGTCTGCCCAGGGAGGGAGCATTCAGCTGTCACGTGCTGCCTCTTACCAAAGCACAGAGGGAAGGAGCAATAACAGGACAAGAAAACAGGAAGCATGTGCAGGAAGAAGATGGGCATCAGCAAATGAATCCTGATTTGAGCCAATTTAAGGGCACTAATGAGGATTAACGTTCCAATTTCAAGGGCAGGGAAGCTTCTCTGTTCCCCATCCGCCAGGCCCATGAGGAAGGGctcttttctctactttctccCACCAAAAGATAGTCCCTCTCCTCCAAACCTGGGGCTTCTGGCTCCAGCTTGTCCTCCTTCCTGGATTCACCAGCCAAAGCTGACATGATGGGCTCTTCTTTGGTGACATGAATTGAGGGTCCTCCTGGCCTCTCCTTCTTGGTGGCCTTCTCTCCTGCTTGCTCACAAGTGTGGATGTGAGATCTCAAGAAGGCAACCAGGCTGGGGTCTAGAGGCGCgggaggagagagaatgagataCTCCCAGCTTCCTATAGACCTGGCACCTGCTGAAAGCTGCTTGCCTCTGAGTGCCAAGGAAAAGGACAAGATGAGCTGCTTCCCAGGCATGGCCTGGGCCCCCTGTGCTCTCTAATGCCCCTTCAATGACCCTGCCTTTTCATACCTGTGGAGTCTCTGGGGCCTGACTGCACCCCCTTCCCTCTATCCTTCACAGTCCTCTGGCCCAGGTTCCTATACTTGACCCCAATGTTTGCCATCAGGTCAGAGGTCCACAGTAAGTGGctgtggaataaaagaatgacTGCTAGCTAGGCCAAAAGAGAAGGCATTTAGTGGAACGATTTCCTTCACCAGTTTATGTATGCACTTACCAAAAatctaatatatattatataggtGCTAGATAAACAGTAGGGAATAAGACTGACTAGGTGTCCAGTGTTCTGATGAACAGAAGAAACTAAGAGGGAGATGAGGCATGCCAAGTATCATACGTATAACAGAACATACTTCAGTTACATTAGAGTATGTCTATAATAAAGCAGTGTGTACTACAGCAGGTAGCACAGTAATACATAGCACAGTGGTTGAGAGGGCCTCCCACATTTAATCCTACTTGTGTTTAAATCCCGTATGTAGGGCTGGGGACagagctcaatggcagagcacaTGCCTTTCATGTGCAAGGCCCAGCAAAATGAAGTGAACATCACTTCCTTGTAGGAGTAGTTTAAGGACAAAATAGAAGAATGCattagtcaggtgccagtggcttacacctgtcatcttagctacttaggaggctaagattgggaggattgtggttcaaggccagcctggacaaatagttcgaaagacctcatctccaaaataaccacagaaaaatggaatGGAGATGTGGCTTGAGTGGAAAAGCACctgctgctttgcaagcttgaagccctgagttaaaatgcatgaggccctgaattaaattcccagcactgcaaaatacatacatacatacataaagtatatacataaaataaaagtaagaataacTCAGCTGAGCACCTTCATCAACAGTGGCAGGCCCTCCCAGCCCAGTCCCAGCAGGAAAGTCTGGCCCTCATACCGAGCTGAGCCAGCaactgctgctgctcctgcaggATCTCCTCGGCACTCATGGCTTGCAGTCTTGCTACATTCTCTTCATGAATGGTCTGGGCTTCCTGTTCAGCCTCCTGGCCCCTGAGCCCCTTCCCTGTGATCACATGGGGTCCCTGGAAGCTATGGCTGCTCCCTGGAAGCTGGCTGCCCTTGTCTCTAAGGGTGGGTGCCTCAAAGGTCACAGCACCTGGAAGAAGACTATGTTCAGTTTCATTGCCTGCCCTCCTGACTCTGCCTGGACTTTCTGGCCCTCTTCTATACGGCTATTAGCCAAAGGCCCCAGAGCTTTCCTGGGCAGAGGGGAGACCCCACTGGGTCTGGCAAAGAACTCCAGGCACTCTGAGGAGGGCTGTGATAGCTATTCACTTACTTTTTCTCTAAgacttatatgaaaaaaattttcctCAGAAACATCCTAGTTtcgttttttttttggggggttgggggagaaggactggggtttgaattcagggcttcctcaAGGATGACTTTCTCTTGAGATGGCTCAAATGTTTCTCTCATTTGAGGCAGGGAAGACATATGCAAAACTGATCTTATGATGGTGTTTTCTAAAAAGGCCAAGCCCAGGGTCTGGGCACATAGCTTAATGGCAGAGcacaggcatgaggccctgggttcgattcccagtaccacaaaaagaaaaaatccaagtCCAAGTATCTTTAGCTGCAGCAGCTCACCCTCTGGTGGGTTCAGGTTGGGCACAACTTCCCCAACCAATGGGGTCCTTCCTTCAGACATCCTCCTTGCTGCGATCTCCTGGGCAAAGATGCTCCTCTTACCAGATGCTGCTGGCTTCCCCTACAGAGcaaagaaaaacccaggttaCTGACACCTATCCACTCTACCTCAACTCCCTATACCAATGTCTAGAAGTCA
This window harbors:
- the Rpap1 gene encoding RNA polymerase II-associated protein 1 isoform X1, whose protein sequence is MLSRPKPGESEVDLLRFQNQFLAAGAAPAVQLVKKGSRRSGDADLDQPLLQDGRDVVMLDNLPDSPPALVPAPPKRARPSPGCPLPQDEDPEERLSRHDQHITAVLTKIIERDTSSVVVNLPVPSGVAFPPVFHRSRERQGKPAASGKRSIFAQEIAARRMSEGRTPLVGEVVPNLNPPEGAVTFEAPTLRDKGSQLPGSSHSFQGPHVITGKGLRGQEAEQEAQTIHEENVARLQAMSAEEILQEQQQLLAQLDPSLVAFLRSHIHTCEQAGEKATKKERPGGPSIHVTKEEPIMSALAGESRKEDKLEPEAPVLALPMTPHKEWLHMDTVELEKLHWTQDLPPLRRQQTQERMQARFSLQGELLAPDVDLPTYLGLHHHGEEAERAGYSLQELFHLTRSQVSQQRVLALHVLSQVIGRAQAGEFGDRLVGSVLCLLLDAGFLFLLRFSLDDRVDGVIAAAIRALRALLVAPGDEELLDSTFSWYHGAAVFPLMPSQEDKEEEGEEEEPPTEKAKKKTPEEEGRPPPDLARHDVIKGLLATNLLPRLRYVLEVTCPGPSVVLDILAVLIRVARHSLESATRVLECPRLIETIVREFLPTSWSPVGMGPTSSLHKVPCAGAMKLLRVLASAGRNIAARLLSGFDLRSRLCRFIAEAPQELVLPPEEAETLSTEAFRLWAVAASYGQGGDLYRELYPVLMRALQAVPTELSSHSPQPLSMQRMASMFTLLTQLTLAASSTYHEPISDSAETHVPATPSSITWAQVSGLQPLVEPCLRQTLKLLPRPDMWNALGPVPSACLLFLGAYYQAWSQQPALCPEDWLQDMEHLSEELLLPLLSQPSLASLWDSLRHCSPLCNPLTCTSAREALPSLVSLGCAGGYPPLSLAGSASPFPFLTALLSLVNTMVRIHKGLCCQLATVLAAPGLQNYLLQCVAPGAAPPVTPFSAWALRHENHLQYLVLSLAQKAAILQPVLATNAALHHAVALALLGRLLPGSEYIAQELLLNCVFRLEFLPEGASGGPEAADFSDGLSLGNSQDPPCGRGALLVQACQDLPSIRSCYLTHCSLARASLLASQALYRGELQRVPALLLPVPKEPLLPTDWPFQPLIHLYHQASDTPSGLPPTDTMGPAMRVLQWVLVLESWRSEALWAVPPAARLARLMCVFLVDSELFRETSIQCLVAALLARLCQPQVLPSLNLDCPLPGLTSFPDLYSSFLDHFEAVSFGNHLFGALVLLPLQRRFSVTLRLSLFGDHVGALRALGLPLTQVLLIPTGPAKDTLHWPRGGSFEQWRALLPVALECYTGPPEDNLALLQLYFRTLVTGTLRSCWCPVLYAVAVAHVNSFIFSQDPKSSDEVKAARRNMLQKTWLLADEGLRQHLLHYKLTNSSLPEGFELYSQLPPLRQQYLQRLTSGVLQNVASEN
- the Rpap1 gene encoding RNA polymerase II-associated protein 1 isoform X2, which translates into the protein MLSRPKPGESEVDLLRFQNQFLAAGAAPAVQLVKKGSRRSGDADLDQPLLQDGRDVVMLDNLPDSPPALVPAPPKRARPSPGCPLPQDEDPEERLSRHDQHITAVLTKIIERDTSSVVVNLPVPSGVAFPPVFHRSRERQGKPAASGKRSIFAQEIAARRMSEGRTPLVGEVVPNLNPPEGAVTFEAPTLRDKGSQLPGSSHSFQGPHVITGKGLRGQEAEQEAQTIHEENVARLQAMSAEEILQEQQQLLAQLDPSLVAFLRSHIHTCEQAGEKATKKERPGGPSIHVTKEEPIMSALAGESRKEDKLEPEAPVLALPMTPHKEWLHMDTVELEKLHWTQDLPPLRRQQTQERMQARFSLQGELLAPDVDLPTYLGLHHHGEEAERAGYSLQELFHLTRSQVSQQRVLALHVLSQVIGRAQAGEFGDRLVGSVLCLLLDAGFLFLLRFSLDDRVDGVIAAAIRALRALLVAPGDEELLDSTFSWYHGAAVFPLMPSQEDKEEEGEEEEPPTEKAKKKTPEEEGRPPPDLARHDVIKGLLATNLLPRLRYVLEVTCPGPSVVLDILAVLIRVARHSLESATRVLECPRLIETIVREFLPTSWSPVGMGPTSSLHKVPCAGAMKLLRVLASAGRNIAARLLSGFDLRSRLCRFIAEAPQELVLPPEEAETLSTEAFRLWAVAASYGQGGDLYRELYPVLMRALQAVPTELSSHSPQPLSMQRMASMFTLLTQLTLAASSTYHEPISDSAETHVPATPSSITWAQVSGLQPLVEPCLRQTLKLLPRPDMWNALGPVPSACLLFLGAYYQAWSQQPALCPEDWLQDMEHLSEELLLPLLSQPSLASLWDSLRHCSPLCNPLTCTSAREALPSLVSLGCAGGYPPLSLAGSASPFPFLTALLSLVNTMVRIHKGLCCQLATVLAAPGLQNYLLQCVAPGAAPPVTPFSAWALRHENHLQYLVLSLAQKAAILQPVLATNAALHHAVALALLGRLLPGSEYIAQELLLNCVFRLEFLPEGASGGPEAADFSDGLSLGNSQDPPCGRGALLVQACQDLPSIRSCYLTHCSLARASLLASQALYRGELQRVPALLLPVPKEPLLPTDWPFQPLIHLYHQASDTPSGLPPTDTMGPAMRVLQWVLVLESWRSEALWAVPPAARLARLMCVFLVDSELFRETSIQCLVAALLARLCQPQVLPSLNLDCPLPGLTSFPDLYSSFLDHFEAVSFGNHLFGALVLLPLQRRFSVTLRLSLFGDHVGALRALGLPLTQLPVALECYTGPPEDNLALLQLYFRTLVTGTLRSCWCPVLYAVAVAHVNSFIFSQDPKSSDEVKAARRNMLQKTWLLADEGLRQHLLHYKLTNSSLPEGFELYSQLPPLRQQYLQRLTSGVLQNVASEN